The following is a genomic window from Nicotiana tabacum cultivar K326 chromosome 3, ASM71507v2, whole genome shotgun sequence.
gatcctggttccactttttcatatgtgtcatcatatttttctcgttatttggatacaccacgtgagtctcttatttcatctgtttgtgtatctactccggtgggcaatACTATAGTTATGGATTGTGTATACTGGTCGtttgtggtgactattgggggtctggagacccgagtgaaCCTTTTGTTGTTGTGTatagtggactttgatgtgatattgggcatggattggctatctccgtgtcatgctatattggactgtcatactaagacagtgacgttggctatgccgggtgtgccacggattgagtggcgaggttcgactgattttgttcccagtagggtgatttcgttcttgaaggcccagcggatggttgggaaaggttgtctgtcatacttagcctttgtgagtgatgttagtgcaaagactcctagtattgattatgttcctgtagtgagggattttcccgatgtgtttcctgcagacctgcctagcatgccaccagacagagatattaactttggtattaatttggtgccgggcactcagcccatttctattccaccatatcatatggcaccggcgAAGTAAAAAGAGTTGAatgagcaacttcaggaactcattgataaggagtttattcggcctagtgtgttatcttagggtgcacctgttctatttgtaaagaagaatgatggcacaataaggatgtacattgattacaggcagttgaacaaagttacaataaagaacaagtatcctttgcctcgcattgatgatttatttgaccagcttcagggagcaagagtgttttccaagattgatctccgttccgggtatcactagttgaagatcagggactcggatattcttaagacaactttcaggacccgatatggtcattatgagttccttgtgatgtctttgaggctgaccaatgccccagcaacattcatgcatttgatgaacaacatatttcagccttatctcgacttattcgtgattgttttcattgatgatattctggtgcactagcgtagtcaggaggagcatggagcatttgagagttttgttgcagatattgagggaggataagctttatgcaaagttctccaagtgtgagttttggctaagtttagtagctttcttagggcacgtggtgtccagtgagggtattcaggttgatccgaagaagatagaggcggttcaaagttgacccagaccatcctcagccatagagattcgtagctttcttagtttggcgggttactaccgttggtttgttcagggattttcatctataacattacccttgactaagttgactcaaaagggtgctccattcaggtggtcggatgagtgtgaggagagctttcagaagctcaagactgccttgaccacaactccagtgttagttttaccattgactttaggttcatatacagtgtattgtgatgcttcaagagtttcTATTGGGTGTGTTATGATGCAAGAGTGTAGAGTGATTACTTATGCgtctcgtcagttgaatccccatgagaataATTACCtcgttcatgatctagagttggctgccattgttcacgcgttgaagatttggaggcattatttgtatggtgtgtcttgtgaggtgtttactgatcatcgtagcctccaacacttgttcaagcataatgatctcaatttgaggcagtggagatggttggagctcctaaaggattatgatattactatcttgtaccatccgaggaaggccaatgtagtggctgatgctttgagtaggaaggacgtgagtatggagagtttggcatatattcctgttggggagagacctcttgcagttgatgttcaggccttggccaatcagttcgtgaggttggatatttcggatcccagtcgggtattggcttgtgtgatttctcggtcttccttatttgaccgTAACAAAGAAcgccagtataatgatcctcatttgcttgtccttaaggacagagttcagcacgacgatgccagagatgtgactattggtgataacggagtattgaggatgcagggccagatatgtgtccccaatgtggatgggcttcgggagttgatcttggacgaggcccatagctcacggcattccatccatccgagtgccgcgaagatgtaccaggatttgagatagcattattggtggagaggaatgaagaaggatattatagGATTTgtgctcggtgtctcaattgtcagcaggtaaaatatgagcatcagagaccgggtggcttgcttcagtagatagatattccagagtggaagtgggagcagatcaccatggactttgtagttgggctcctacggactttgaagaagtttgatgctattagggtgattgtggatcggctgaccaagtccgcgcacttcattcctgtgtgtactacttattcctcagagtggttagcagagatttatattcgatAGGTTGTTCACCTGCATGgggttccagtttccatcatttcagatagaggtaattagtttacttcacagttttggagggtcgtgcagcgagaattgggttctcaggttgagttgagcataactttcacccttagacggacgggcagtccgagtgcactattcagatattggatgaCATGTTGgccgcttgtgttattgattttggaggttcatgagatcagtttctaccactcgcgaagtttgcttataacaacagttatcagtcaagtattcagatggctccatatgaggctttatataggagacggtgtagatatccagttggttggtttgatccgggtgaggctaggcttttgggtacagacttggtgcaggatgctatggacaaggtgaaggtgatccagaagcggcttcgtacagcgcagtcgagataAAAGAGTTATCCTAATatgaaggttcgtgatgtgtcttatATGGTTAGAGAGAAGGTTTTACTGAAGGTTTcactcatgaagggtgttatgagatttaggaagaagggtaaattgagtcctcggttcattgggccttttgaggtgcttcggaggattgaggaggtgacttatgagcttgctttgccacccagcttatcgagtgtgcatctggtatttcatatttctatgcttcggaagtatattggcgatccatctcatgttttggacttcagcacagttcagtcaGATGattatttgacttatgatgtggagccggtggctattttggaaaccttaggcttgaatacgagggtgttttgatgattcgttgttgttttgagtgttccaaaggttggtataagtttgaattgtattatgtgaattgttcgtacttttggttaaggtcccgggggcctaggggtgatttcgggtggttatcgAAAAGTTGAAAGTTTGAGTTTGCAGTTGAAGTTGTTGAATtcctatcataaccgcacctgtggattgaggaccgcaggtgcgagatcgtagaagcggaagagcagccgcagatgcggccaggaGCTAGAAGACCAAAAGTTGCAGGTGCAGAAGGTtgagcgcacctgcgagaccgccgGTACGGTAAGTGAGGCACAGGTGCGGTCCCAGGACTTTAAGTGGAAACCGCAGATGCAGTTGtttagaccgcagaagcggtgaaaAGGGCCACATGTGCGAAatccctgggtcagaaagtataggTTCTCCTTCAGGAAATTTGAGTTGTTTTCACCATTGTTATCCGGGATTgaagctttttgggagattttgaagagggaattcaagggaacttcgtaGAGGTAAGATTTTTTAAACTAAAACTCGTTCTATGGTGATATTTTACTGATTAGACATGGAATTTATGGAATTTAGTGGttaaaaattgggggtttagggtttgaaattggagaccttgaTTTagagatttgaggggtcgtttgtggtcggattttgatgttcttggtatgtatggactcgtgggaggataaggattctattgttgtgatttttatcggagtctgagacgtgggcccgagggtcgggcttggccaatttcggaattttgatgtaatttgattatttttgcatgggtttcgttcccttagcatatattgacgttataattatgatttttgatagatccgacgcgagttgaggccgagtcgagaggcaagggcatcgcgaaGTAGTATTTCGTCCGGGTCtaaggtaagtaacaattgtaaatacacacatgctaggtgacgggcgtgtgggcgtgcacccatagggattgtgacttggtccgtcccgtggcgaTTGTAttgttgcatattttgatatactgTATTTGATATTCACGTGTTTTAGAAATTGGTTTGATcacttgggttgaatgccatgtttggggtctttgtgccgacctgtttagacccttaaggtatttttactactttcctcatTCTATTTGATTTGAAAGCACATCCTAGTCATGTTTTTCTTGCTTATTGTTTAATCCAGTTTCATTACTCTACTgcttaatatatgaaaactgtttgggttgAGATTCCTTGATTTTCactgatatgcccgagtggccgtgagattaatgactaagagaggttgaggactTAATGgtaatgattatatatatatattatggatcgagTTACACGCCACAACGATATTATACTatctattatggatcgggctgcacgccgcagcgatatatattggGTCAgtctgcacgccgcaacgatatgacgtttcggctgtaagagcccctctggagtctgtacaccctcagtgagcgtagtcgactatctattatggatcgggttgcacgccgcagcggttattattattatgagatatctattgagccGGAGTACTGAGTGTGAGTattgattgatgagagttgagtcacgagattgagaggcttgcccgagaggctatacttatgagtgataccttgctcgaggggcttgtttatgactttgctgctttcactcttctttttaTACTGAGTCTCTGTcaaaaaatgttgaataaatattttcaaaggattttgaattgaaactggagttttacGAGATAACTCGCTATTGAATTGCAGATTTCgacttgatatttctgttgaGATTTCTTATATAATTTTAACTggtcgtcactgcactcagactttgtttactttagttacttactgggtttgcatactcacattactccatgcactttgtgtgcagatccaggtgcccgagcattAGAGTGAGAACTTCCAGCACTCTCAGAGTCGTATCCGGAGATCGCAAGGtagttgcacgacgttcgcaaccctgccttcctccttcctatcttagcaTTTTGTTATTTCAGACTATTTTGTATTATTCGGGCAGTGTTttggttgtacttagaggctcatgactagtgacaccggaTTCGGACTGTGTTAGTATATTTTGTACTGGTTTCCGCTATTTCTGTTGATTTATATATTACATATGAAGAATTTGAGACTTAACCggttttagaaaataattttataaaaagaattcgATGTGGTAAATgttggattggcttgcctagtattgtgataggcgtcatcacgatcggggtatttggggtcgtgacatttctgGTTCATATAGGAAAAAATGAGTGAGAAATCGTGGAGAGAGAAATAAGATACTATGCGTtattttggaagaaaataaactgaaagaatgagagagaaaaatattagacAACATATTTAATGGCTTAATAGTAGAAAATGaccataaatacatattttgctaaaaaaaaactaaaatgtagctatagaaaataatattttaaaaagggttttatttataataaatatggtGTAAAagtttgctataggaggtaaaataaTGCACAAGAATCTTATAAACTGAACCGAATTAATTTAAAATGGGTCAAATCGAACCAAATTAAGCAAAGCGAACCGACCAAATGTAACCTCCTCCACTAGTGGTAAGTTTGCCTAAATACAATGGCACCCGTAGCCATCAAATCCTGAAATCCCCCTCTGTCACCAATCAATTATGTGGAGCTTGAAGAGATCTAAGAGCCAGGTGAAGAGAGACGAACTACAAGCAGAACGTGTCAATTAGACGAGCAAAGTGAAAATAAGTGGCTGGAATTATGAGGTTAAACTTTTAGAGGCACCATGGTAATTTCCTTCCGAAGGAGATAGTGTTTCTCCACTGCCCAGAAATCTTCCTATGCGACAAGCTCCATTGCTTCAGTTGAGCCCTCACTTTGGCTTGGTGGAGGCACTTTTGATATTTTTGCTAGACTCGTATGCCTCCCACTCTTTTGTTGAACCTTTAGTTTGTAGATTATGTATGTTTGTATGTATGTGCATGGCTTTTATATACCTTCAAACAAAAGACTAAGAAATTTACCAAATGCGATTTATGCGAAAGGGTTATGAACCAAACAAAAAAGGAGAGAACACAGTAGTTATCTGGTAGTTCTAAGAGCAGCCAAGTGCTAAGGGTAGTGGATTAAGGTCTGCCTTAATAACTACAATTACAATCTGCTGCCAACAATGTGCAAACCCGGACACTTCAACTGCTACGAGAGCAGCAAAATATGGCAATTCAAACAGCAACCTAGAACCTGCTGAACAATCGAATCGCAGTTTACCCAGCAAACAAGAACCTGCTGAACAATCGAATCGCAGTTTACCCAGCAAACAAGAACCTGCAAAACAACAATTGTTGATTTTCTAGCAAATAGCTAATTCTGTCGTTCCTCCCAAAGATTTCCACTAGACCAGATGGATCTGAGCATGCCCTCTTGCTGAGCTGCACCACCAGGAGCCTGAGACATTGTTTTTAGCTGAGGCTTACCCCTCTCCCCCACCTTTCCTGGGGGGACGAGAAGGAAGAAGGGCGAAACAATGctagtaataaaaaaaaaaagcattcaATAGAACTATGTTCTTACCATTAACAAATTTCAGGTAACAAACGATCTCAGTAAAAGAAACCCTCCTCATCATGATACTCGCCGCTAAATGGGTTAGTGAAGTCGTCGTAATCAAAGTCATCATACTCATAATCAAACAAATAGTCTGAGAGGCCAGCTTCAGACACCCCAGATGGGTATTCATCATTGGAAGAACTATAATCACAAATCTGAGCTCTAAACTCATAACCAGAAGTAGAATCACGCGGGCACTTCAGATCCTTAATCTGTTGGCGACATCTCTTTCCTAAATCCCCTTCAAGATCAATACTATAACAGTGGCGCAAGTCAAGTGATTCAAGCCGCCGGCAGCCATCAAGAATGGCACGCAGGCCTTCATTTGTCAAGTTATTCCCAAAAAGTGCAAGGCGTCGCAGTTCAGGCATATTTCCTGCAATAGCCAGAGCTTCATCATTGACATTAAAATGTAAATTTCTAAATCCTCTGAATCTAATGTTGTTCAATGTAAATGACTTGAGCTGCGAGCAAGAACGACCGATAGCCACTATATCAGCTTCACTAATAACAGCTAAGTAAATGTGCAACTCCTCCAACAACGGAAAGTTCTTGGCAACTGCAGCCAAACCTCCATCTGAAATTTCATCACAGCTGACAAGTCTTAGATGCCTTAGCTGACTTGATCTGTTCAGAAGCGCACAAGATTAGATCAACAGACATGAACTTAGTATAAAAATAGTACAACTTACGTTAGATTTTTACCAGGTTAACTAATCTAGACAACATTTGCTTACATTAAATTTTCCATGTAAATCAAACATAATATATCCCTAATGCATATTCAATGGTATCTGAAATTTTCCGTGAATCATGTCATCCATGAACTTAGCACACACATAGTACATCTTATGTTAAATTTTTGCTAGGTCAACTGATCTAAGACAATATTTGCTTACTCATTGAAGTTTCCATGGAAATTACATATAATATATCCCCTAACATGCAGTGTTTCCCACCCTTcatttatttttgataaaaagaTATATCTGATGTCTCATGGTGCCACCGCTAGAAGCAATGTCATATAAAAATAGATGACTCAGCATGGTAATGCCCAAAAGGCAGGCGAAAGATACATTTTGGCCAAAGCTTGACCATTTAGCAGTACAGAAGTCATATTATGTCACAACAGAGTTACAGAAGATTATAAACATGTTAGAAGAACTAATGTGTCTGGTTCCTCATGTGCTGCAGCGAGAGAGGGTGCTCTTTGTATGCACAAAATTTAGCACAATATCCACAAAAGCTGAAAAGACAATCTTATTTCAACTAAATATACATATTTCAGCAAGTCAAAAAGCCAATTGTGCAACAATTAGAAAAAAAGAGTTGTTTCTAACATTGAGCACTTTATACTCAAAAACTGAGACATAAGCAACATTTGAACCAACTTCTATCACATCTTAAGTAAAATTATTCACCAATTCCAAACAGAAGCACGTAACAAAATTTGGCATGAAAAAGATATAATATGGTAGCATGGTGCACGAAGCATCCCACATTAATGAAGGGTCCGGGAAAGGACCGCACCCCAAGGGGtaccctgatgcaagcatcagTGGCTGCTCTAACCCGTGACCTATAGTTCACACATAGACAACTTTACTGTAGCTCCAAGGCTCCAAGGCACCAAAAAGATATACCACACATAAATCAAATTTCGATGAGGAGTGATTTGTACCTCAAAACAAAAAATTGAAAGGCAGATCCTTTTGAAGTCTCAACATCTTCCACCAATAAGCATGTTATTGCACCAACATTCTCGTGAAGTTGACAAATTTACTTAATATGGTTTATGACAACAATAGATAATTGGGTGAGTTGAGGTCAAGTTGATTAATAGGTTTATGAGAGAATATTGTCCTGTTTCAaaacaaaatttataatttatttaaaacaCATTTACAACCATGTCTCTACCGACTCCTACACATTTCAATACGCCTGCTATATGCCAAAATGCTTGCAAAAGgtattaaataaattttaaataccgGAAAGGGTAAATTGTCAGTTCCATTTCATACCTCTCCGCTATATATTTGAGTAAATCGTTATTTCCAAAATGCTCGATGTTAATTTTGAGCAACTGACCCTGGCTGCGATTCACAGCGACGCGGCACATCCAGTCCAAGTCATTATCATCTATGTCCACAGTACTGTCGTTTCCCATGTCAATATCCCGCCACATGATAGGGTCATGGCACACATTCCACCACGTACTACAAACTCTCTGTGCATTTTGCAATATCTCTATCGCTCCCAACCGGAGAAGGATGTCCGCCGTGATTTCTCGAGGGAGTTCCACCCACGGCGGAGACGGCGGTGGTGGTGGTTTGGAGGAAGAGGTTGACgctttctgatttttctgctTGATTCTCCCTACCAACCGTTTTGGCTTCGGCATTTCTCTGTGTTTAGGGTTTTGTCGTCTGTGTTTTCTCCTAGTACTTTCTGATTAGCCTCTGACAGTGGGAATTTTAATACTCAAATAGACGGGTCAATGAGCATTGAAAAAGCCTGTTGATACTCACGTGGTTTGATAAGGGAAAGGATAATAATTTCCGATAAAATGTGCTATTGTTACTATAAATATTATGTTTacggtggatgtctactcttactctataaatattatatttacgGTGTATGTCTACTTTTACTCCATGATCTTCatgtcaaatgcttaatgacatattcaatgacataattTCTATGTTCAATAATATAtttcatgacatattttctatgttcacttttcatgtctatataaaggccttgtaatagatagaaaaatatacacaattaaaaaaaaatctctttcttctctctatatccatttcttgttcatgttttactaaactacttttattttcttgttccatattgttactttgagttatatttcataacacattatcagcacgagtctctaaccaattgtatatatatatctacaaaaaaatttctacatccggaaagattacaattagaagccatacatatcatcacatggttaaatgtaaagagaaactacatatggtaagtaatgaaatgtaagaaggtatgattatcttatacttgtcattcctttaaaatctcatatgcacacaacttcgtactacacctgtattgcataagcacatattaatattacatcttttatatcacatgaatggaataaaattttcgaagttctatatgtgaaaatcatagtagcagttaattgttgatatgatgcatgtcatggtaaccaaggatattttatataaattgtcttATGCATATTTATGTGTTAACTATCTTCAATCTGTCTTGCCGctttaaacattttcttttacttggatgaatatttttttttccttttggatttttacacttgcatatagtaccaacaaaaaaggaataaaaaataaaataaaattggtcatactgattaaaagcataaatcatcttgaagaaaataagaaatacttcacatctttatctaggttgattaattacttctttgaaagttggaaaacaaaccagctattgagaaagtatacttcataatttatggtcgtatcatttgaaagcaaacaatgattagtatgactactagaagaggtatttttgagtatccatgacctacttgatgcttgctactcacttaccatttttaagtatttcatatgaatgatgcacaagctacaattggtaagttgttacctataatgtcacttttcaggtaatataaatgttgaatttatgtattagtactatatatgtgttgttacctatatggtgtacttttgataaatttattcactaattgcttggttgaattgagtgaaggaacgtcatggcgttaaatcaaatccaataggtagggtataccccaaaacaacaatattttttagagagactcaataaatattatgacaatgattttatgatccttttaaactctaatagaatttagaagaaatattctgactacaaacgATTGTATTTCATATAATTgctgcaaataattaataaagctttacgctgatttgagatttgtacacttatttaagaaagcaaatttgatttgc
Proteins encoded in this region:
- the LOC107782717 gene encoding F-box protein SKIP19, yielding MPKPKRLVGRIKQKNQKASTSSSKPPPPPSPPWVELPREITADILLRLGAIEILQNAQRVCSTWWNVCHDPIMWRDIDMGNDSTVDIDDNDLDWMCRVAVNRSQGQLLKINIEHFGNNDLLKYIAERSSQLRHLRLVSCDEISDGGLAAVAKNFPLLEELHIYLAVISEADIVAIGRSCSQLKSFTLNNIRFRGFRNLHFNVNDEALAIAGNMPELRRLALFGNNLTNEGLRAILDGCRRLESLDLRHCYSIDLEGDLGKRCRQQIKDLKCPRDSTSGYEFRAQICDYSSSNDEYPSGVSEAGLSDYLFDYEYDDFDYDDFTNPFSGEYHDEEGFFY